One stretch of Nocardia fluminea DNA includes these proteins:
- a CDS encoding Cif family virulence factor, protein MSFPRAELDEMIQRWLQANVECEKAGDWRPLAEFYTEDATYGWNYGPKHDFMAIGRTEIRDYAIGLEMDGLEGWTYPYQAWVTDEKTGDMLGLWKQVCEVKRADGTNYSLDGIQGSWFKYGGDFQWKWQRDFFDYGNLTVLFTEMITNNDLPAGVNKRIERVINSKGNLPGWYRIGTSPVPLW, encoded by the coding sequence ATGTCATTCCCCCGCGCCGAACTCGACGAAATGATCCAACGGTGGTTGCAGGCGAACGTCGAGTGCGAGAAGGCAGGTGACTGGCGGCCGCTGGCGGAGTTCTATACCGAGGACGCCACCTACGGCTGGAACTACGGGCCCAAGCACGACTTCATGGCCATCGGCCGCACCGAGATCCGCGACTACGCCATCGGGCTGGAAATGGACGGTCTCGAGGGCTGGACCTACCCCTACCAGGCCTGGGTCACCGACGAGAAGACCGGCGACATGCTCGGCCTGTGGAAGCAGGTCTGCGAGGTCAAACGTGCCGACGGCACGAACTACTCTCTCGACGGCATCCAGGGCAGCTGGTTCAAATACGGCGGCGACTTCCAATGGAAGTGGCAGCGCGACTTCTTCGACTACGGCAACCTGACGGTGTTGTTCACCGAGATGATCACCAACAACGACCTGCCGGCCGGGGTGAACAAGCGCATCGAGCGAGTGATCAACTCCAAGGGCAACCTGCCGGGCTGGTACCGCATCGGCACCTCCCCTGTTCCGCTGTGGTGA
- a CDS encoding S-(hydroxymethyl)mycothiol dehydrogenase, with product MTETVRGVVARRAGAEVEMVDIIIPEPGPHDVVVEVLACGVCHTDLTYREGGINDEFPFLLGHEAAGIIDRIGADVTHVAVGDFVVLNWRAVCGSCRACRRGRPWYCFDTFNSEQKMTLGDGSPLTPALGIGAFADKTLVHEKQCTVIDSTTDPAVAGLLGCGVMAGLGAALNTGNVGRGDSVAVIGCGGVGAAAIAGARLAGASTIIAVDRDPAKLTGATTLGATHTVDAATEDPVERIRELTQGFGADVVIDAVGRPETWKQAFYARDLAGTVVLVGVPTPQMQLDMPLLDFFSHGGALKSSWYGDCLPERDFPALIELYRQQRLPLDLFVTERIGLADVEKAFETMKSGRVLRSVVTW from the coding sequence GTGACCGAAACAGTGCGGGGCGTAGTCGCGCGCCGAGCCGGTGCCGAGGTGGAGATGGTCGACATCATCATCCCGGAACCCGGACCCCATGATGTCGTCGTCGAGGTGCTGGCCTGCGGGGTCTGCCACACCGACCTCACCTACCGCGAAGGCGGGATCAACGACGAGTTTCCGTTCCTGCTCGGCCACGAAGCAGCCGGAATCATCGATCGGATCGGCGCCGACGTAACCCACGTCGCCGTAGGCGATTTCGTGGTTCTGAACTGGCGTGCGGTCTGCGGCAGTTGCCGCGCCTGCCGTCGCGGCCGGCCCTGGTATTGCTTCGATACCTTCAATTCCGAGCAGAAGATGACACTCGGCGACGGGTCACCGCTCACCCCCGCGCTCGGCATCGGCGCTTTCGCGGACAAGACCCTCGTGCACGAAAAACAGTGCACCGTCATCGACTCCACTACCGATCCGGCCGTGGCCGGTCTGCTGGGCTGCGGGGTGATGGCCGGGTTGGGGGCCGCGCTCAACACCGGAAACGTCGGCCGCGGCGACTCGGTCGCCGTCATCGGCTGTGGCGGCGTCGGCGCCGCCGCGATCGCCGGGGCGCGCTTGGCGGGCGCGAGCACCATCATCGCCGTCGACCGTGATCCGGCCAAACTGACCGGCGCGACGACGCTGGGAGCGACCCACACCGTGGATGCCGCGACCGAGGATCCCGTCGAGCGGATCCGTGAGCTCACCCAGGGTTTCGGCGCCGACGTCGTGATCGACGCGGTGGGCCGTCCCGAGACGTGGAAGCAGGCGTTCTACGCCCGCGATCTGGCCGGAACAGTCGTCCTCGTCGGGGTGCCGACGCCGCAGATGCAGCTGGACATGCCGCTACTGGACTTCTTCTCCCACGGCGGCGCGCTGAAATCCTCCTGGTACGGCGACTGCCTCCCGGAGCGCGATTTCCCGGCGCTGATCGAACTCTATCGCCAGCAGCGCCTGCCCCTCGACTTGTTCGTCACGGAACGAATCGGCCTGGCCGATGTCGAAAAAGCCTTCGAAACCATGAAATCCGGCCGCGTGCTGCGTTCCGTGGTGACGTGGTGA
- a CDS encoding LLM class F420-dependent oxidoreductase, with protein sequence MKFGIVLFTSDRGIRPAVAARAAEERGFASFFVPEHTHIPIKREAAHPSTGDASLPDDRYTRTLDPWVSLAMAAAVTERIELSTAVALPVEHDPITLAKTVATLDHLSDGRVTLGAGFGWNTDELTDHGVPPNKRRTVLREYIEAMRALWTEEEAAYQGDFVSFGPSWAWPKPVQRHVPVLIGAAGTERTFEWIARNADGWITTPTETDITARLALLHKIWGDAGRGDRPRVVALDFKPDPAKLTLWAGAGVTDVLYGLPDRTETEVLHYLDRLSAKLADLTGL encoded by the coding sequence ATGAAGTTCGGGATCGTCCTGTTCACCAGCGACCGCGGCATTCGGCCCGCGGTGGCCGCCCGGGCGGCGGAGGAACGTGGCTTCGCTTCGTTCTTCGTGCCCGAGCACACCCATATTCCGATCAAGCGGGAGGCGGCCCACCCCTCGACCGGCGACGCGTCGCTGCCCGATGACCGCTACACCCGGACCTTGGACCCGTGGGTGTCGCTGGCCATGGCGGCGGCGGTCACCGAGCGGATCGAGCTGTCCACCGCGGTGGCGTTGCCCGTCGAGCACGACCCCATCACCTTGGCCAAGACAGTCGCGACCCTGGATCACCTCTCCGACGGGCGGGTGACGCTCGGAGCCGGATTCGGCTGGAACACCGATGAACTCACCGACCACGGGGTGCCGCCGAACAAGCGGCGCACCGTGCTGCGCGAGTACATCGAAGCGATGCGAGCGCTGTGGACCGAGGAGGAAGCCGCCTATCAGGGCGACTTCGTGTCGTTCGGACCGAGTTGGGCGTGGCCCAAACCTGTCCAGCGCCACGTCCCGGTCCTCATCGGCGCGGCCGGCACCGAGCGCACCTTCGAGTGGATCGCCCGCAACGCCGACGGCTGGATCACCACACCGACCGAAACCGATATCACCGCACGATTGGCGTTGCTGCACAAGATCTGGGGCGACGCCGGGCGCGGTGACCGGCCACGCGTGGTCGCACTGGATTTCAAACCCGATCCGGCCAAGTTGACGCTGTGGGCAGGCGCCGGGGTCACCGATGTGCTCTACGGACTACCCGACCGCACCGAGACCGAGGTGCTGCACTATCTCGACCGGCTCTCGGCGAAACTCGCCGATCTCACCGGGCTCTGA
- a CDS encoding 4Fe-4S binding protein, with product MAFVITQRCCNDASCVAECPVDCIRPRPGDPDFANAEMLHIDPDTCIDCGACMDACPVDSIYDADDLPVNLLRYAEINAAYFRHRPLDSDITVDAAPARLPRAAGRLRVAVVGTGPAACYAAEHLLGRGDVEVEMFDRLPTPWGLARYGVAPDHPETRGVTTMFASAFKRDSVRFHLNVEVGRDISHAELLEHCHAVIYAVGAAADGRLRIPGEDLPGSHSATEFVAWYNGHPDYADHRFDLSGEQAVIVGNGNVALDIARVLTTDPDELAGTDIADHAIEALRHSNIRRVLLLGRRGLRQAAYTGPEFLALGQSSATDVVIDPADLDDEVVAALADPATDPATRLKLTLAHEYSTRGTTGAARLVDFRFRVTPVELMGNGRVESLRLVHNEIYHGPQGPVAVATERGDSIETSLVLRAVGYRGRQVPGVPFDPGKGIIPNDGGRVLDSDGAVLPGAYVAGWIKRGARGVIGTNRGDAEQTVAGIVEDFTAGRLAAPVGDREDLLALLTRRCPNLVDRDGWTLIDAAERANGSGAGRPRVKFTRVEDMVETARAR from the coding sequence ATGGCCTTTGTCATCACCCAGCGATGCTGCAACGACGCGAGTTGCGTCGCGGAGTGCCCGGTCGACTGCATCCGCCCGCGACCCGGAGATCCCGATTTCGCGAATGCCGAAATGCTGCACATCGATCCCGATACCTGCATCGACTGCGGTGCCTGCATGGATGCCTGTCCCGTGGACTCGATCTACGATGCGGACGACCTGCCGGTGAACCTGCTGCGCTACGCCGAGATCAATGCCGCCTATTTCCGGCACCGTCCGCTCGACTCCGATATCACCGTCGACGCCGCGCCCGCACGACTGCCGCGAGCGGCGGGCAGGTTGCGCGTGGCGGTCGTCGGCACCGGGCCCGCGGCTTGCTACGCCGCCGAGCATCTGCTCGGCCGCGGTGATGTGGAGGTCGAGATGTTCGACCGCCTGCCCACGCCGTGGGGGTTGGCTCGGTACGGAGTCGCGCCCGACCACCCCGAGACCCGCGGCGTCACCACCATGTTCGCGTCGGCGTTCAAACGCGACTCGGTCCGATTCCACCTCAATGTCGAAGTCGGGCGCGATATCTCGCATGCCGAACTGCTCGAGCACTGCCACGCGGTGATCTACGCGGTCGGCGCCGCCGCGGATGGCCGACTGCGCATACCCGGTGAGGATCTGCCGGGCAGTCACTCGGCCACCGAATTCGTGGCCTGGTACAACGGGCATCCCGATTACGCCGATCACCGCTTCGACCTCTCCGGTGAGCAGGCGGTCATCGTCGGCAACGGCAATGTGGCGCTGGACATCGCGCGAGTGCTGACCACTGATCCCGACGAGCTCGCGGGCACCGACATCGCCGATCACGCGATCGAAGCGTTGCGCCACAGCAATATCCGCCGAGTTCTGCTCCTGGGCCGACGTGGCCTTCGCCAGGCCGCCTACACCGGCCCGGAATTCCTCGCGCTCGGGCAATCGTCTGCTACCGACGTCGTCATCGATCCCGCCGATCTCGATGACGAGGTGGTCGCCGCACTAGCGGATCCGGCCACCGATCCGGCGACCCGCCTCAAGCTGACTCTGGCGCACGAATACAGCACGCGGGGTACCACCGGCGCGGCGCGGCTCGTGGACTTCCGGTTCCGGGTCACTCCTGTCGAGCTGATGGGCAATGGCCGGGTCGAATCACTTCGACTGGTGCACAACGAGATTTACCACGGACCGCAAGGCCCCGTGGCCGTGGCGACCGAGCGCGGGGACAGTATCGAAACCTCCCTGGTACTGCGTGCCGTCGGCTATCGCGGCAGGCAGGTGCCCGGTGTGCCGTTCGACCCGGGAAAGGGCATCATCCCCAACGACGGCGGCCGGGTGCTCGACAGCGACGGTGCGGTGCTGCCCGGTGCCTATGTCGCCGGGTGGATCAAGCGCGGGGCGCGCGGGGTGATCGGTACCAACCGTGGCGACGCGGAACAGACCGTCGCGGGGATCGTCGAGGACTTCACCGCCGGGCGTCTGGCCGCGCCGGTGGGCGACCGCGAAGACCTTCTGGCTCTGCTGACACGGCGCTGCCCGAATCTCGTCGACCGGGACGGATGGACATTGATCGACGCCGCGGAACGCGCCAACGGCTCTGGGGCAGGCCGGCCTCGCGTCAAGTTCACTCGGGTCGAGGACATGGTCGAAACCGCACGAGCACGATAA
- a CDS encoding SDR family NAD(P)-dependent oxidoreductase, which produces MNGERSLSGRGAVVVGGSRGIGFAVAALLAKDGAGVVINGRDEAAVDRAAKAITLSGNSAVGVAGSAADVAVATRAIDVCVEKFGAIDILVNCAGIAEPPASSILDAKPWDWRALLDSHLTTVFNTCRAAAPRMVEKGRGSIINTSSFAYLGDYGGTGYPAGKGAVTSLTLAIAAELKEHGVRANVVCPGAKTRLSSGFAYEAKILELYRRQMLDETTMRSSLDAPPADYVAPLYQFLAGDLAAGITGEIYIAAGGFVGRFERPATTIVGYRDHRDAPPWTMAELGQMIPDRGADRSAAAG; this is translated from the coding sequence ATGAACGGCGAGCGATCATTGAGTGGGCGTGGGGCGGTCGTGGTCGGCGGAAGCCGGGGGATCGGCTTCGCTGTTGCCGCACTGCTGGCGAAAGACGGTGCGGGAGTAGTGATCAACGGGCGTGACGAAGCGGCCGTCGACAGGGCGGCCAAGGCGATCACGCTCTCCGGCAATTCGGCTGTGGGAGTGGCGGGATCCGCGGCAGACGTGGCCGTCGCGACTCGAGCGATCGACGTCTGTGTCGAAAAGTTCGGCGCCATAGACATTCTCGTCAACTGCGCCGGAATCGCCGAACCGCCCGCCTCGTCGATTCTGGATGCGAAGCCATGGGATTGGCGGGCCCTGCTGGATTCGCATCTCACCACAGTCTTCAACACCTGCCGCGCCGCCGCGCCCCGGATGGTCGAGAAGGGGCGAGGTTCGATTATCAATACCAGCTCTTTCGCCTACCTCGGAGACTACGGCGGGACGGGATACCCAGCGGGTAAAGGAGCGGTCACCAGTCTGACATTGGCGATCGCGGCGGAGTTGAAGGAGCACGGTGTGCGGGCGAACGTCGTCTGCCCCGGCGCGAAGACGCGCCTTTCCTCCGGATTCGCCTACGAAGCGAAGATTCTCGAACTCTATCGGCGGCAGATGCTCGATGAGACAACGATGCGCAGTTCGCTCGACGCGCCCCCGGCGGACTATGTGGCGCCGCTCTACCAGTTCCTGGCCGGCGATCTCGCAGCCGGTATCACCGGTGAAATCTATATCGCGGCAGGCGGCTTCGTCGGCCGCTTCGAGCGCCCGGCCACCACCATCGTCGGTTACCGGGACCATCGCGACGCGCCGCCGTGGACGATGGCGGAGTTGGGTCAGATGATCCCCGACCGCGGCGCGGATCGCTCGGCGGCCGCGGGCTGA
- a CDS encoding aldehyde dehydrogenase family protein, translated as MAIVQPLPRASDGRRRLGLSSPVHGGAVGDIVVSTPEDVGQAVARARSAQVAWAARPVRERAAIIRSAVEVLIARQDEIIDTLRAESGKPRVEAMAIEILASCDFLNYWSRRAKRDLADHRERLHGYIRPFKKLTVHYRPLGVVGVITPWNAPFVLSMNPVAQALLAGNAVVLKPSEVTPHSGGWVVKILHEAGVPADVLQLIHGDGETGAALVDAEVDKISFTGSVTTGRKVAEACARQLIPCTLELGGKDAMIVCDDADIERAAEGAVYLSMFNSGQVCLSVERIYVVESVADEFIRLVQQKAQSLTCGADDSADLGPMCWDRQVAIVTRHLEDAKRRGAVLLVGGEAGTAEGLFFAPTVAVDVTHDMELMREETFGPVAAIMRVADEEEAIRLANDCQYGLSGSVFTKDTAKALRIAKRLDTGSVVHNDAAVIYGVPEAPFGGRKRSGVGQTNGRHGLRGFTHAQPILLDRWQLKRERIWYPYTEESVAAIAGTLKYGFGSAIARRLMS; from the coding sequence ATGGCGATTGTGCAACCGCTGCCGCGGGCGTCCGATGGTCGACGGCGTCTCGGGTTGAGCAGTCCGGTGCACGGGGGAGCGGTCGGCGACATCGTCGTGAGCACGCCGGAGGATGTCGGGCAAGCGGTTGCCCGCGCCCGCAGTGCCCAAGTGGCGTGGGCGGCTCGTCCGGTGCGCGAGCGCGCTGCCATCATCCGGTCCGCAGTCGAGGTCTTGATCGCGCGGCAGGACGAAATCATCGACACTCTCCGAGCCGAATCCGGCAAGCCGCGAGTCGAAGCCATGGCGATCGAGATCTTGGCCTCGTGCGACTTTCTGAACTATTGGAGCCGGCGGGCCAAGCGGGATCTCGCCGACCATCGTGAACGCTTGCACGGCTATATCCGTCCGTTCAAGAAGCTGACCGTGCACTACCGCCCGCTGGGCGTCGTCGGCGTGATCACGCCGTGGAACGCACCGTTCGTCCTGTCGATGAATCCGGTAGCGCAGGCACTGCTGGCCGGCAACGCCGTAGTTCTCAAGCCTTCGGAAGTCACGCCGCATTCGGGCGGTTGGGTGGTGAAGATCCTGCACGAAGCCGGTGTTCCGGCGGATGTGCTGCAGCTGATCCACGGCGACGGCGAGACGGGCGCTGCCCTCGTCGACGCCGAGGTGGACAAGATCTCGTTCACGGGCAGCGTCACCACCGGCCGCAAGGTCGCCGAAGCCTGTGCGCGGCAGCTGATTCCGTGCACCCTGGAACTGGGCGGCAAGGACGCCATGATCGTCTGCGACGACGCCGACATCGAACGGGCCGCGGAGGGAGCGGTGTACCTGTCGATGTTCAACAGCGGCCAGGTGTGCCTGAGCGTGGAGCGCATCTACGTCGTGGAGAGCGTGGCCGACGAGTTCATCCGGCTGGTCCAGCAGAAGGCGCAGTCGCTGACCTGTGGTGCCGATGACAGCGCTGATCTGGGTCCGATGTGCTGGGATCGTCAGGTGGCGATCGTCACCCGCCACCTGGAAGACGCGAAGCGCCGTGGTGCCGTGCTGCTGGTCGGGGGCGAAGCCGGCACCGCCGAGGGCTTGTTCTTCGCACCCACGGTCGCCGTCGACGTCACCCATGACATGGAATTGATGCGGGAGGAGACGTTCGGCCCCGTCGCGGCGATCATGCGGGTCGCGGACGAGGAAGAAGCGATCCGGCTGGCCAACGACTGTCAGTACGGGCTCAGCGGCAGCGTCTTCACCAAGGACACCGCGAAAGCGCTGCGCATCGCCAAGCGTCTGGACACCGGATCGGTGGTCCACAACGACGCCGCCGTGATCTACGGAGTGCCCGAGGCGCCGTTCGGCGGACGCAAACGCAGCGGCGTCGGGCAGACGAACGGCCGCCATGGCCTGCGCGGATTCACCCACGCGCAGCCGATTCTGCTCGATCGGTGGCAGTTGAAGCGGGAACGGATCTGGTACCCGTACACCGAAGAGTCGGTCGCGGCGATCGCGGGCACGCTGAAGTACGGGTTCGGCAGCGCGATCGCGCGACGCCTGATGTCCTGA
- a CDS encoding TIGR03857 family LLM class F420-dependent oxidoreductase: MSADEQLPSQLTELGYYALSRHPVTPAELAAEAVLADRIGLGTAFVSERFNIKDAAVLSGALAAVSTRLGIATAATNHNTRHPIVTANMGATLAELSGGRFALGLGRGIAPLWQVLGLPNVTGAQLAEITDIVRRLWRGETVIGHDGAIGSYPVLHLGVTLDSPPPVLLVTMSPRTLQLAGRIADGVVLHTFLSDRATTTAVATVREAAERAGRDPASVRIWSVVATVGDDLDELDQLRRLYGRLATYLQGYPEILMRANDWRSDDLERVRASTAFTSARGAIDATAEAAELTELAAVIPREWVSDCATGSPASCAAAVDRQFELGVDSVILHGATPTELVPVLEAYRAIRSPRRVLPANPGAVALPVSSGVVA, from the coding sequence ATGTCCGCAGATGAACAACTCCCCTCCCAGTTGACCGAACTCGGCTACTACGCGCTGTCGCGGCATCCCGTCACCCCCGCCGAACTCGCGGCCGAGGCGGTGCTGGCCGACCGGATCGGTCTGGGCACCGCCTTCGTCTCCGAGCGGTTCAACATCAAAGACGCCGCGGTCCTGTCGGGCGCGCTCGCCGCCGTGTCGACCAGGTTGGGAATCGCCACCGCGGCGACCAACCACAACACGCGTCATCCGATCGTCACCGCGAACATGGGCGCGACCCTCGCCGAACTCAGTGGGGGACGTTTCGCGCTCGGTCTCGGACGCGGGATCGCCCCACTGTGGCAAGTTCTCGGGCTACCGAACGTGACCGGTGCGCAACTGGCCGAGATCACCGACATCGTGCGCAGGTTGTGGCGCGGAGAGACGGTCATCGGTCACGACGGGGCGATCGGTTCCTATCCGGTGCTGCATCTGGGGGTGACACTCGATTCGCCACCGCCGGTGCTGCTGGTCACCATGAGCCCACGGACCCTGCAACTGGCGGGCCGTATCGCCGACGGGGTCGTCCTGCACACCTTCCTCAGCGACCGAGCCACAACGACCGCGGTGGCGACGGTGCGCGAGGCCGCCGAACGCGCCGGGCGGGACCCGGCCTCGGTGCGGATCTGGTCGGTCGTGGCCACTGTCGGGGACGACCTCGACGAACTGGATCAACTACGGCGTCTCTACGGCCGCCTGGCCACCTACCTGCAGGGCTATCCCGAGATCCTGATGCGAGCCAACGACTGGCGCAGCGACGATCTGGAGCGGGTGCGGGCGAGCACGGCCTTCACCTCGGCGCGTGGTGCGATCGATGCGACCGCCGAGGCCGCCGAACTCACCGAACTCGCCGCGGTGATCCCGCGGGAATGGGTCAGCGACTGCGCGACCGGTTCCCCGGCCTCCTGTGCCGCGGCGGTCGACCGTCAATTCGAACTCGGCGTCGACTCGGTGATCCTGCACGGCGCCACCCCCACCGAACTGGTCCCGGTCCTCGAGGCCTACCGAGCGATCCGCTCGCCCCGGCGCGTCCTGCCGGCCAACCCGGGCGCTGTCGCGCTGCCGGTCTCGTCAGGAGTTGTCGCATGA
- a CDS encoding phosphotransferase family protein, whose translation MTAENSSPDTVSVDIPTDPDGLTPAWLTALLRAHGHAVEVDSVTVSPVGSGQMAGSYRLRLHYRDSTPLPARMIAKLAIGSEDHRRFGAGAFRNEVRFYRDLASTLRTPVPRCHATIVSESGSEFVLLLDDLAPAVQGDQIAGCTVDQARAVAVAAAGLHAPRWCDDTLFQVPGLSLPTAEDRDLMDSVLAPMADAFVERFGDRLTDLERAAVTWLVATAGAWLIAPLRHFALLHGDLRVDNVMFAPDGTVTLLDWQTITPGQPLRDIAFLLSTSLTIEDRRRHERAIVADYHRRRKLVRQRLTAAPGSPPSPVPGPVHRGSGADVRRR comes from the coding sequence ATGACCGCCGAAAATTCTTCTCCCGACACGGTTTCGGTAGATATCCCGACCGATCCGGACGGACTCACCCCCGCCTGGCTCACCGCGCTCTTGCGGGCGCACGGTCACGCCGTGGAGGTCGACAGCGTCACCGTGTCGCCGGTAGGTTCGGGTCAGATGGCCGGCTCGTACCGGCTACGGCTGCACTACCGCGACAGCACCCCGTTACCGGCCAGGATGATCGCCAAGCTCGCCATCGGTTCCGAGGACCACCGCCGATTCGGCGCGGGTGCCTTTCGCAACGAGGTGCGCTTCTACCGCGACCTGGCCTCGACGCTGCGGACCCCGGTGCCGCGCTGTCACGCCACGATCGTCTCGGAATCCGGCAGCGAATTCGTGCTGCTACTCGATGATCTCGCGCCGGCGGTGCAGGGTGACCAGATCGCCGGCTGCACCGTCGACCAGGCACGCGCGGTCGCCGTCGCCGCGGCGGGACTGCACGCCCCGCGCTGGTGTGACGACACGTTGTTCCAGGTCCCGGGCCTGTCGCTGCCCACTGCCGAGGATCGGGACCTGATGGACTCGGTGCTCGCGCCGATGGCCGACGCCTTCGTCGAGCGTTTCGGCGATCGGCTCACCGACCTCGAGCGGGCCGCCGTCACGTGGCTCGTCGCGACCGCCGGTGCGTGGCTGATCGCCCCGTTGCGGCATTTCGCATTACTGCACGGCGATCTGCGCGTCGACAATGTGATGTTCGCGCCGGACGGCACGGTGACGCTGCTCGACTGGCAGACCATCACCCCCGGGCAACCGCTGCGCGATATCGCGTTCCTGCTCTCGACGAGCCTCACGATCGAGGACCGTCGCCGACACGAGCGCGCCATCGTCGCCGACTATCACCGGCGGAGAAAGCTGGTGCGGCAACGACTTACGGCTGCTCCGGGTTCGCCGCCATCGCCCGTACCCGGCCCAGTACATCGGGGTAGCGGCGCAGATGTGCGCCGCCGTTGA
- a CDS encoding SDR family NAD(P)-dependent oxidoreductase, whose amino-acid sequence MTGDRRSAMVIGGASGIGLATARTLAAEGYRVTVADIDEAAARDAAALLGGDVTAIRMDVTDADSVATGFESAHGVHTVVNCAGLSIPGAITELDLAHWQTTIDVCLTGTFLVLKHAGRHIAEGGSIICIASLNGRQPGTGMASYCSAKAGVLMLVEVAALELADRGVRVNAISPGLVDTPLVAGISLVPGLTEEYLDNTPLGRSGRPEEIAEAVAFLASDRASWMTGAAIDLNGGAHLRRYPDVLGRVRAMAANPEQP is encoded by the coding sequence ATGACCGGCGATCGACGCTCGGCGATGGTGATCGGCGGCGCGTCCGGGATCGGCCTGGCAACCGCCCGCACCTTGGCAGCCGAGGGGTACCGGGTGACCGTCGCCGACATCGACGAAGCTGCCGCGCGTGACGCTGCGGCACTGCTCGGCGGCGATGTCACCGCGATCAGAATGGATGTCACCGACGCGGACTCGGTGGCCACGGGATTCGAATCCGCACACGGTGTGCACACCGTGGTGAACTGTGCCGGACTCTCGATTCCGGGCGCGATCACCGAACTCGACCTGGCGCACTGGCAGACCACCATCGACGTCTGCCTGACCGGGACTTTCCTGGTTCTCAAGCACGCGGGTCGCCATATCGCCGAGGGCGGCAGCATCATCTGCATCGCCTCACTCAACGGTCGCCAACCGGGGACAGGGATGGCCTCCTATTGCTCGGCCAAGGCCGGTGTGCTCATGCTCGTCGAGGTCGCCGCGCTGGAACTGGCCGATCGTGGCGTTCGCGTCAACGCGATATCTCCCGGCCTGGTCGACACCCCACTGGTCGCCGGAATCTCGTTGGTGCCGGGGCTGACCGAGGAATATCTGGACAACACACCACTGGGCCGCAGCGGGCGTCCGGAGGAGATCGCCGAAGCGGTCGCTTTCCTCGCCTCCGACCGGGCGAGCTGGATGACCGGGGCGGCGATCGATCTCAACGGCGGCGCACATCTGCGCCGCTACCCCGATGTACTGGGCCGGGTACGGGCGATGGCGGCGAACCCGGAGCAGCCGTAA
- a CDS encoding alpha/beta hydrolase: MTDDYRRISFPSLGTTCDAWFFPPAPDGALTGPTGSPVVVMAHGFGGTKDSGLAPFARHLAESGLAVLAFDYRGFGASDGLPRQRVSMAAQVQDYHAAIAAAIAQPGVDPARTVLWGISQSAGHVLSVAAERTDIRAVIAMAPMIDGISAGRNALSQVGVGAVTRSAMTGVRSAAAGRLGRRPIMMPLVGRPGERAALTAEGYFESYTALAGPTWRNEVDAAVGLELGGYRADRHADRITAAVLVQIADFDRAAPPHAAAKAAFKARAEVRHYPCDHFDLFAGNPWFETAVAHQVHFLRRHLLDAAHSQIRTTEATA, translated from the coding sequence ATGACCGACGACTACCGGCGGATCTCCTTCCCTTCCCTAGGAACCACCTGCGATGCCTGGTTCTTTCCTCCGGCCCCGGATGGTGCTCTCACCGGGCCGACGGGCTCGCCCGTCGTGGTCATGGCGCACGGATTCGGCGGCACCAAGGACTCCGGTCTCGCTCCGTTCGCGCGGCACCTCGCCGAGTCCGGCCTCGCCGTTCTCGCCTTCGACTACCGCGGCTTCGGCGCCTCCGACGGTCTACCGCGCCAACGGGTCTCGATGGCCGCTCAAGTCCAGGACTATCACGCCGCGATCGCCGCGGCGATCGCACAGCCCGGCGTCGATCCGGCGCGAACAGTGTTGTGGGGCATCTCCCAGTCCGCGGGGCACGTGTTGAGTGTGGCCGCCGAGCGGACCGACATCCGCGCGGTGATCGCGATGGCGCCCATGATCGACGGCATCTCAGCGGGTCGCAACGCCCTGAGCCAGGTGGGCGTCGGCGCGGTCACCCGTTCCGCGATGACCGGTGTGCGCAGCGCGGCGGCAGGGCGCTTGGGCCGCAGGCCGATCATGATGCCGCTGGTCGGCAGACCTGGCGAGCGGGCGGCGTTGACCGCCGAGGGCTACTTCGAGTCCTACACCGCCTTGGCCGGGCCGACTTGGCGCAACGAAGTCGACGCCGCCGTAGGGCTCGAGCTCGGCGGCTATCGGGCCGATCGGCACGCGGACCGCATCACCGCCGCGGTCCTCGTGCAGATCGCCGATTTCGACCGCGCCGCGCCGCCACACGCCGCGGCGAAGGCGGCGTTCAAGGCCCGTGCCGAGGTCAGGCACTACCCGTGTGACCATTTCGACCTCTTCGCGGGCAACCCGTGGTTCGAGACCGCCGTCGCCCACCAGGTGCATTTCTTACGACGACATCTGCTCGACGCAGCCCACAGCCAGATTCGGACCACGGAGGCAACAGCATGA